Proteins co-encoded in one Aspergillus flavus chromosome 2, complete sequence genomic window:
- a CDS encoding small GTPase superfamily, with product MAEIRRKLVIVGDGACGKTCLLIVFSKGTFPEVYVPTVFENYVADVEVDGKRVELALWDTAGQEDYDRLRPLSYPDSHVILICFAVDSPDSLDNVQEKWISEVLHFCQGLPIILVGCKKDLRNDPKTIEELTKTSQKPVTAEQPCFQGEEVRKKIGAYKYLECSARTNEGVREVFEAATRAALLTKTHKKKKGCTIL from the exons ATGGCCGAAATCCGTCGCAAGCTTGTCATCGTGGGTGATGGTGCCTGCGGTAAGACTTGTCTTTTGAT TGTCTTCTCCAAGGGTACCTTCCCTGAG gtCTATGTCCCCACTGTCTTCGAGAACTATGTTGCCGATGTCGAGGTTGATGGCAAGCGTGTCGAGCTCGCTCTTTGGGATACGGCTGGTCAGGAAGATTATGACCGTCTCCGCCCTCTCTCCTACCCCGACTCTCACGTCATCTTGATCTGCTTCGCGGTTGACTCGCCCGATTCCCTTGACAACGTTCAGGAGAAG TGGATTTCCGAAGTGCTTCACTTCTGCCAGGGACTTCCTATTATTCTCGTCGGATGCAAGAAGGATCTTCGCAACGACCCCAAGACCATTGAAGAATTGACCAAGACCTCCCAGAAGCCAGTCACCGCCGAACAG CCATGCTTTCAGGGTGAGGAAGTTCGCAAGAAGATCGGAGCCTACAAGTACCTCGAATGCTCTGCACGAACCAACGAGGGTGTCCGTGAGGTCTTCGAGGCTGCCACCCGGGCTGCTCTCTTGACCAAGACtcacaagaagaagaaggggtGCACCATCCTGTAA
- a CDS encoding putative methionyl-tRNA formyltransferase family protein, which produces MFLPRGPGALCIYRNAGTSRYFAHRFFATRSYEPLRILFCGSDEFSIASLNALHKEHLDRPDRISSIDVVCRPGKRVGRGLKKIREVPIKAAATDLSLPVHEIDTFRGWTPPVLPGGPINLIVAVSFGLFVPPRILHGAKYGGLNVHPSLLPDFRGPAPLHHTLLAGRTRTGVTLQTLDLKDFDHGVILQQTPSPGFEIPNPESCTVPELLNLVAPKGAEILVDGIRKGLFVPPVHDAGWRSPEEHESLIHAAKIKPEDRHIDWANWTWLDISRRIRVLGPLWSKALVINDATANPSSFQYRRVIFTEMEEVEPMKGSEAYAVVPGLPFVDGAHPIESRQGKGVYVFTQDGKLLRINQMKVEGEQNADALRAALKARMVGGRTFSSNGSDYTPFYNPLQ; this is translated from the exons ATGTTTCTTCCGCGGGGCCCCGGGGCGCTCTGTATATACAGAAACGCTGGAACTAGCCGATATTTCGCACATCGATTCTTTGCGACAAGGTCCTATGAGCCCCTCCGAATACTCTTTTGCGGCTCCGATGAGTTCAGCATAGCTTCCTTGAACGCTCTCCACAAGGAACACCTGGATCGACCAGATCGGATATCCTCCATTGATGTCGTTTGCAGACCGGGTAAAAGGGTTGGAAGAGGCCTGAAAAAAATACGCGAGG TCCCCATCAAAGCTGCGGCAACCGACCTTTCGCTCCCGGTCCATGAGATAGATACCTTCAGAGGATGGACG CCACCTGTACTACCTGGGGGTCCCATCAACCTTATAGTAGCAGTATCCTTCGGTTTGTTTGTGCCTCCACGGATTCTCCATGGCGCAAAGTATGGGGGTCTAAATGTGCacccttctttgcttcctgA CTTCCGTGGTCCCGCTCCGCTCCATCACACTCTTTTGGCTGGTAGAACTAGGACTGGGGTCACTTTGCAGACCCTGGATCTCAAGGATTTCGACCACGGGGTCATTCTACAGCAGACCCCGTCACCCGGATTCGAGATCCCAAATCCCGAGTCATGTACCGTACCTGAACTCTTAAACCTTGTTGCTCCTAAGGGAGCCGAGATCCTTGTCGACGGTATCCGAAAGGGCCTGTTTGTTCCTCCAGTACATGATGCCGGCTGGCGTTCGCCAGAAGAACATGAATCCCTGATACATGCAGCTAAGATCAAGCCCGAGGACCGCCATATCGACTGGGCAAATTGGACCTGGTTAGATATCAGCAGGCGGATTCGTGTACTGGGGCCTTTATGGAGCAAGGCTTTGGTAATCAATGATGCGACAGCTAACCCTTCGTCCTTTCAATACCGGCGGGTGATTTTCACCGAGATGGAGGAAGTTGAACCGATGAAAGGAAGCGAAGCGTATGCTGTGGTCCCAGGCCTACCCTTTGTGGACGGCGCTCATCCCATTGAGTCtcgacaaggaaaaggcGTCTACGTATTCACACAAGATGGCAAACTTCTCCGCATCAACCAAATGAAAGTTGAGGGCGAACAGAATGCGGACGCCCTTCGCGCCGCTCTCAAGGCGCGGATGGTTGGTGGTCGCACATTTTCCTCGAATGGCTCGGACTATACTCCATTCTACAATCCACTGCAATGA
- a CDS encoding UDP-N-acetylglucosamine transferase subunit alg14, translating into MMFLPQWSLRSLLGLFTIGIVVGVSAFIVLIYALYTSQNANIPKWRSKNTPTHLLVVLGSGGHTAEMFSMLRRIKLDPSQYAYRTYVVSSGDNFSATKAVEFETRYLNQVQKATTTDCSPAESYTIVTVPRARRVHQSFLTAPFSTLRSFWACLLVLRGQYADQKRLPSSMVSPYPDVILTNGPATAVCVILAARLLRLHNFIRGFVPFTKPLGGEYLAPTDYQLRTIFIESWARVTTLSLSGKLLLPFADRFLVQWPGLEGKRAWKGMRKTEYVGMLVD; encoded by the exons ATGATGTTCCTGCCACAGTGGTCCCTGAGAAGCCTACTTGGGCTTTTCACTATAGGAATTGTGGTTGGCGTATCAGCATTCATT GTCCTCATCTATGCCCTATACACATCACAAAATGCTAACATTCCTAAATGGCGCTCGAAAAACACCCCTACCCATCTTCTCGTCGTCTTAGGCAGCGGCGGGCATACAGCCGAAATGTTCTCCATGTTACGACGTATAAAGCTCGATCCGTCCCAGTATGCATATCGCACATATGTTGTGAGCTCGGGGGATAACTTCAGTGCTACGAAGGCAGTAGAGTTTGAGACTCGATATCTCAATCAAGTTCAGAAAGCAACTACGACCGACTGTAGCCCAGCAGAATCCTACACTATTGTGACTGTGCCGCGCGCACGTCGCGTACATCAGTCATTTCTGACGGCACCTTTTTCAACCCTCAGATCTTTTTGGGCATGTCTTCTTGTCTTGCGTGGACAATATGCGGACCAAAAGCGACTTCCTTCATCAATGGTTTCGCCGTATCCGGATGTGATTCTTACGAATGGTCCTGCTACGGCGGTTTGCGTTATACTAGCTGCCAGGCTCCTCCGTCTCCATAATTTCATCAGAGGCTTTGTTCCGTTCACAAAGCCCTTGGGGGGTGAATATTTAGCACCGACTGATTACCAACTCCGTACGATTTTCATAGAATCATGGGCTCGTGTGACAACTTTGAGTCTATCAGGCAAGCTACTGTTACCTTTTGCTGACCGTTTCCTCGTTCAATGGCCTGGACTAGAAGGCAAAAGAGCGTGGAAAGGCATGAGAAAGACGGAATACGTGGGCATGCTTGTGGATTGA
- a CDS encoding Ima1 N-terminal domain-containing protein produces the protein MAPLFAKRLTCFYCGRRSAQTEKGSIRKWRCNACEAINYLDEKGQIADPPAADTNPNVYGSDVSSTPFESTDITGSGLFCAQCIRNQHLFTSALAAYFPPTDDPNYGAYEQEYPKFRKNLEERYPQVCAKCEPRVKDRIRQAGYEAKSDHLRRMMDRSKAGRAARHARKWNWRSLLLYAGAMTYWASVAGQLSWNLVGALATDELLRDPDDLLTPASIVKCVQQTLETRRMPSYCFVDLAPYAGLSLVAGILSAWYNPKLRFKVEGRAGRFVGLGEYYQVQLIVMVVRCVFWALLRDPSANGLQSNLPPTLHTFMFIFTALSVLFSRRIAQYDTRPLVNWADNTPAATPARGRGESPVYSTGSKQLFTSPSERLQQGTPRFPLEKLATPRPVPEEPTFPTPPPEGDDMDWTPSVQHNVTPTVSVHQRERKSVLDGPLPFYGSLPAAPKPPSWNLRNQPVQRQKPIEQVVERNPFHRTPAQPSSPWARNNGPFDTAFAPPKFFPMSDHAASTGLESLFDKAFTIKSPEDEDHGAWQSQQQTTNTRPHQSVDLHSYFIFQYLRLGLLLSSIAAWLVSQYGHISLPGDCIEVASLGSASLIAGFALLEALKQPLAQWNGMEILVYFAELVAAVHLGGNLPHVSYERHYFDRYGKLLLIFMTVQEALGLLSLYRFSSAISSGQVPQANQNQPPPAGLPSTSPRLENSSGQELQSVTTQQSVPPLSFSSTVTGSSFSAQTPEARRHHHFPSYDGGHQDYSFSLKSLKGDESDVSDPLDRDSDTETTVTTATTATNATIRNIRYGRSGSDAFLSPRRSELGPGIGGLSLDDEPSRRMTRSQTQKLRRFPGRGNVRTK, from the exons ATGGCTCCTCTCTTCGCAAAGCGATTAACTTGCTTCTATTGCGGGAGACGGTCTGCACAGACTGAAAAAGGCTCTATCCGCAAATGGCGCTGTAACGCTTGTGAGGCAATAAATTACCTGGATGAA AAAGGACAAATCGCGGACCCCCCAGCAGCAGATACAAATCCTAATGTCTACGGTTCGGATGTATCGAGTACCCCTTTCGAGTCGACTGATATTACGGGCTCCGGTCTATTCTGCGCGCAATGCATCCGAAATCAGCATCTTTTCACGAGTGCTCTCGCCGCATATTTCCCGCCAACAGACGATCCAAACTATGGCGCATACGAACAAGAATACCCGAAGTTTCGGAAGAACCTTGAAGAACGGTATCCGCAAGTATGCGCCAAATGTGAGCCCAGGGTGAAAGACCGCATCCGCCAGGCAGGATACGAGGCAAAATCAGACCACCTGAGACGTATGATGGATCGTAGCAAAGCTGGAAGAGCAGCAAGGCATGCACGCAAATGGAATTGGAGGAGCTTGTTGCTTTATGCTGGCGCCATGACTTACTGGGCTAGTGTTGCTGGCCAACTCTCCTGGAATCTAGTGGGCGCTTTAGCTACTGATGAATTACTACGGGACCCGGATGATCTTCTTACACCAGCGTCCATCGTAAAGTGTGTCCAGCAAACATTAGAGACGCGCCGCATGCCAAGTTATTGCTTCGTTGATCTGGCACCTTATGCCGGCCTGTCTCTTGTAGCAGGCATACTTTCTGCCTGGTATAACCCGAAACTGCGCTTCAAGGTTGAAGGGAGAGCTGGCCGCTTCGTCGGTCTAGGAGAATACTACCAAGTCCAACTCATTGTCATGGTAGTGCGATGTGTCTTTTGGGCTTTGCTTAGAGACCCTTCGGCAAATGGTTTACAGTCGAATCTTCCCCCGACCTTGCATACGTTTATGTTCATATTCACTGCTTTG TCTGTTCTATTCTCTAGGCGCATTGCGCAGTATGACACTCGCCCTCTGGTAAATTGGGCCGACAATACTCCGGCAGCAACACCAGCTCGTGGACGTGGCGAGTCTCCTGTTTATTCCACTGGAAGCAAACAGCTTTTCACAAGCCCGAGCGAAAGGCTGCAACAGGGCACACCACGCTTTCCTCTCGAAAAGCTAGCGACACCTCGACCTGTTCCTGAGGAGCCAACTTTCCCTACCCCTCCTCCGGAAGGAGACGATATGGATTGGACACCTTCTGTACAGCATAATGTCACACCTACTGTGAGCGTGCACCAGAGAGAGCGGAAATCTGTTCTCGATGGACCTTTACCATTCTACGGATCTCTACCCGCCGCTCCTAAACCTCCGTCATGGAACCTGCGTAACCAGCCTGTTCAGCGCCAGAAACCCATCGAACAGGTTGTTGAGCGCAATCCGTTCCACCGTACTCCAGCCCAACCCTCGAGCCCCTGGGCGCGGAACAATGGCCCCTTTGATACTGCATTTGCACCTCCGAAGTTCTTCCCCATGAGTGATCATGCCGCCTCAACCGGGCTAGAAAGTCTGTTTGATAAAGCTTTCACCATAAAATCgcctgaggatgaggatcaCGGCGCATGGCAATCACAACAGCAGACGACGAATACTCGTCCCCATCAATCTGTCGACCTGCatagttattttatctttcaATATCTCCGACTGGGATTGCTTCTGTCCTCTATCGCTGCTTGGCTCGTATCCCAGTATGGCCATATCTCTCTACCCGGTGATTGTATTGAAGTAGCTTCCTTGGGTAGCGCGAGCCTTATTGCCGGATTTGCGCTACTTGAAGCCCTAAAACAACCTCTCGCTCAGTGGAACGGTATGGAAATACTTGTTTATTTTGCAGAGCTCGTGGCAGCAGTTCATCTTGGAGGAAATCTGCCGCACGTTTCTTACGAACGACACTACTTCGACAGATACGGAAAGCTCCTTTTGATATTCATGACAGTTCAAGAGGCTTTGGGGCTACTCTCTCTCTATCGTTTCTCGTCGGCCATCAGCAGTGGGCAAGTGCCGCAAGCGAACCAAAACCAGCCACCACCTGCCGGCCTCCCCAGCACGTCCCCTAGGCTCGAGAATAGCAGCGGTCAAGAACTTCAGTCGGTTACCACGCAGCAATCTGTGCCgccgctttctttctcctcgaCTGTGACTGGATCTAGCTTTTCAGCCCAGACGCCCGAGGCTCGGCGCCATCATCATTTCCCGTCGTATGACGGCGGCCACCAGGATTATAGTTTCAGTTTGAAAAGCTTGAAGGGCGACGAATCTGACGTGTCGGACCCGCTGGACCGTGACTCCGATACCGAAACTACGGTGACGACAGCTACTACGGCCACGAATGCCACAATCCGGAATATTCGCTATGGACGAAGCGGCAGCGACGCGTTCTTATCACCAAGACGGTCCGAACTTGGACCCGGCATCGGCGGTCTCAGCCTTGACGACGAACCTTCCCGGCGAATGACCCGGAGTCAAACTCAGAAGCTACGGCGCTTCCCCGGGCGTGGGAATGtcagaacaaaatga
- a CDS encoding putative MFS quinate transporter, which yields MSVILRRLVHNEAMREDPKEIYGWRVYMLACSACFGGMLFGMETGIIGGVLTMDPFQVKYGLKNLGDIGEANLSANIVSTLQAGCFFGALIASPVADKWGRKTGLISASLIAIVGVIMQVAASGHLEAMYIGRLINGFGVGFASMINPLYVSENAPRAIRGGLTGLYQLFITMGIMLAFWINYGSSLHIKGTAQYMVPLAMQALPALLMLVGMLLCNESPRWLAKQDRWEDARKTLSRVRNLPSTHQYIENEFQDIVNQLEHERQLIGGSGFWDLMKEMWLIPGNRKRAMISIFLMVCQQMTGTNAINYYAPQIFENLGITGTTTGLFATGVYGIVKVVACAVFLVFVADSLGRRRSLLWTSVAQGLAMLYIGLYIRIAPPVEGQPVIPAGYVALVCIFLFAACFQFGWGPVCWIYVSEIPTARLRSLNVAMAAATQWLFNFVVSRAVPNMLATVGANGYGTYIIFACFCFSMGVWVWFFIPETKGIHCNSAPPNSSCIQWLFTGTDFSLIGLSLEKMDELFGATSSDTHLKTEDVERSASQVEGDHKDEVATETRVERV from the exons ATGTCAGTTATACTCCGAAGACTCGTCCACAATGAGGCGATGCGAGAGGACCCCAAGGAGATTTATGGATGGAGGGTGTACATGCTCGCGTGTTCG GCCTGCTTTGGCGGCATGCTTTTCGGAATGGAGACCGGTATCATAGGAGGTGTCCTTACGATGGATCCTTTCCAAGT GAAATATGGGTTAAAGAACCTTGGCGATATAGGAGAGGCCAATCTCTCCGCTAATATTGTATCCACATTACAGGCAGGGTGCTTCTTTGGCGCCCTCATCGCCTCCCCAGTAGCAGACAAATGGGGTCGAAAGACCGGGTTGATATCCGCATCGTTAATTGCTATCGTTGGCGTTATCATGCAAGTGGCAGCAAGCGGGCACCTGGAAGCTATGTACATCGGACG TCTAATCAACGGTTTCGGTGTCGGCTTCGCTTCGATGATCAATCCTCTCTATGTCTCTGAAAACGCCCCAAGAGCCATCCGTGGTGGTCTAACAGGCCTCTACCAACTGTTCATCACAATGGGAATTATGCTCGCCTTCTGGATCAACTACGGCTCTTCCCTCCACATCAAGGGCACGGCACAATACATGGTTCCACTTGCCATGCAGGCCCTCCCCGCCCTTCTTATGCTTGTGGGTATGCTCCTATGCAACGAATCCCCCCGTTGGCTCGCAAAACAAGACCGCTGGGAAGACGCTCGGAAGACGCTCTCCCGCGTGCGCAACCTCCCCTCAACACATCAGTACATTGAGAACGAGTTCCAAGATATCGTCAATCAACTTGAGCATGAGCGCCAACTCATCGGTGGTTCCGGCTTCTGGGACCTTATGAAAGAGATGTGGCTCATCCCAGGCAACCGCAAACGAGCCATGAtcagcatcttcctcatGGTCTGCCAGCAAATGACCGGCACGAACGCCATTAATTACTACGCACCACAGATCTTTGAAAATCTGGGCATCACCGGTACTACGACAGGCCTCTTCGCCACGGGAGTGTACGGGATCGTGAAGGTGGTGGCATGTGCCGTCTTCCTAGTCTTCGTCGCCGATTCTTTGGGCCGTCGACGCTCTCTGCTCTGGACCTCTGTCGCCCAGGGCCTAGCTATGCTCTACATCGGGTTATATATCCGCATTGCGCCACCGGTAGAAGGCCAGCCCGTGATCCCCGCTGGCTATGTCGCTCTCGTCTGTATCTTCCTCTTTGCCGCGTGCTTCCAATTTGGCTGGGGGCCCGTCTGCTGGATCTATGTCTCCGAGATCCCGACTGCCCGACTGAGAAGTCTGAACGTCGCCATGGCTGCCGCGACCCAGTGGCTGTTCAACTTTGTCGTTTCTCGGGCTGTTCCCAATATGCTGGCGACCGTTGGTGCCAACGGTTACGG GACATACATCATTTTCgcctgtttttgtttctcaatGGGCGTGTGGGTTTGGTTCTTTATTCCCGAAACCAAAGGTATTCATTGCAACTCCGCCCCCCCAAACTCATCCTGCATACAATGGTTATTTACGGGGACTGACTTTTCTTTGATAGGTCTCTCACTGGAGAAAATGGATGAGCTCTTCGGTGCTACTAGCAGTGATACTCATTTGAAGACTGAAGATGTAGAGAGAAGTGCATCCCAAGTGGAAGGTGACCATAAAGATGAAGTTGCTACAGAAACTAGGGTAGAAAGGGTGTAA